The following proteins come from a genomic window of Cryptomeria japonica unplaced genomic scaffold, Sugi_1.0 HiC_scaffold_201, whole genome shotgun sequence:
- the LOC131868266 gene encoding UDP-glycosyltransferase 83A1-like, giving the protein MAPHALLVPFPAQGHINPMMQLAWKLVSHGFLVTFLNSDSNHNRMLKANTLNSLRDNIRMISVPFQFPAMDTPERLANAMELLEKGMGPSVIDQVVQEINAKEEENKVTCIIANVWMCFGLQPVAMLRKVSLAFFHTGYVSLFAILHITANWVSHGILPSDGIPKEDKTIQYLPSMPPLHPGELHRYWAGEYMFRKGIRMAEEIKHTKWMLFNSFLEIEAPVVETLSKEVGVYPIGPLIAPEFLKCTTSTKVQPSFWKDETECLQWLDKQCARSVIYISFGSSTVLSEKQVEELALGVEATQRPFLWVESITMGVPMLCWPYIADQFLNRMYVVDAWKLGLPLNANSQGILEKGEFVKSVEILLESKQGLEIREESRKLKIIARDVIEEGGSSWNNFNLFVTAMKRPPNE; this is encoded by the exons ATGGCTCCTCACGCGCTTCTCGTTCCTTTTCCTGCACAAGGTCACATTAATCCCATGATGCAGCTCGCCTGGAAGCTCGTCTCTCATGGATTCCTTGTCACTTTCCTCAACTCCGACAGCAATCATAACCGTATGCTCAAAGCCAACACTCTAAATTCCTTGCGTGATAACATCAGAATGATATCTGTTCCCTTCCAATTCCCAGCTATGGATACTCCAGAACGTCTTGCAAACGCTATGGAGTTGTTGGAAAAGGGCATGGGGCCTTCTGTAATCGATCAAGTTGTTCAGGAAATAAACGCCAAGGAAGAAGAAAACAAGGTCACCTGTATAATTGCGAACGTCTGGATGTGCTTTGGCTTACAGCCGGTAGCCATGCTCCGTAAAGTTTCCCTCGCCTTTTTTCACACTGGTTACGTTTCACTCTTCGCCATTCTCCACATTACTGCCAATTGGGTCTCGCATGGCATCCTTCCTTCAGATG GAATTCCGAAGGAAGATAAAACAATTCAATATCTTCCCTCCATGCCGCCGCTGCATCCTGGAGAGCTTCATCGGTACTGGGCAGGCGAATACATGTTTCGGAAAGGGATTCGCATGGCAGAGGAAATCAAGCACACTAAATGGATGCTCTTCAATTCTTTCTTAGAGATTGAAGCTCCAGTAGTCGAAACATTGTCCAAAGAAGTGGGCGTGTATCCAATAGGCCCTCTAATTGCTCCTGAGTTTCTCAAATGCACGACGAGCACTAAGGTCCAACCAAGTTTCTGGAAAGATGAGACGGAATGCTTACAATGGTTAGATAAACAGTGTGCCCGCTCTGTGATCTACATATCTTTCGGAAGTTCTACAGTTCTGAGCGAAAAGCAAGTGGAAGAACTTGCTCTGGGAGTCGAGGCCACCCAGAGGCCATTTCTGTGGGTT GAAAGCATCACCATGGGCGTGCCCATGCTTTGTTGGCCTTATATCGCAGACCAGTTTCTTAACCGCATGTATGTTGTGGATGCGTGGAAATTGGGTTTGCCATTAAATGCGAATAGTCAAGGAATTCTAGAGAAGGGGGAGTTTGTGAAAAGTGTAGAGATTTTGCTGGAATCGAAACAAGGCCTGGAGATAAGAGAGGAGTCCAGAAAGTTGAAGATAATTGCTAGGGATGTAATCGAGGAGGGGGGCTCCTCGTGGAATAACTTTAATCTATTTGTCACGGCCATGAAGCGACCACCGAATGAATAA